Proteins encoded within one genomic window of Victivallis lenta:
- the tnpA gene encoding IS66 family insertion sequence element accessory protein TnpA has product MGREGRDYWEAQLSEYWDSGLTIQEYSELKELPYESTRRWIRVLEKARQDDVSDPESSKESIGEIHRRSFHCRRNLDGRQIDVVDLAKKRSAEL; this is encoded by the coding sequence ATGGGACGCGAAGGACGAGATTATTGGGAGGCGCAACTGTCCGAATATTGGGACAGCGGTCTGACGATTCAAGAATACAGCGAACTGAAAGAACTTCCTTACGAAAGTACACGTCGCTGGATCCGAGTGTTGGAAAAGGCACGCCAGGATGATGTGAGCGACCCGGAATCGTCGAAAGAAAGCATTGGGGAAATACATCGTAGGAGTTTCCATTGCCGGAGAAATCTTGATGGGCGGCAGATTGACGTTGTTGATCTTGCAAAAAAAAGATCGGCTGAGCTGTAG
- the tnpA gene encoding IS66 family insertion sequence element accessory protein TnpA yields MGREGRDYWVEQLSEYWDSGLTIQEYSDLKELPYESVRRWIRVLQKARQADTGESESLELVEIKPLQTNANDNSGIRLLIDGIEIAVAKGFDGTTLSGKRPASPIWI; encoded by the coding sequence ATGGGACGCGAAGGACGGGATTATTGGGTAGAGCAACTTTCGGAGTATTGGGACAGCGGTTTGACGATCCAAGAGTACAGTGACTTGAAAGAGCTGCCTTACGAAAGTGTACGTCGTTGGATCCGAGTGTTACAAAAGGCGCGCCAGGCCGATACGGGCGAATCGGAATCGCTGGAGCTGGTAGAGATCAAGCCTTTGCAGACCAATGCGAATGATAACTCAGGGATTCGGCTGCTGATTGACGGCATAGAAATTGCAGTGGCAAAAGGTTTTGACGGCACTACGCTGTCCGGTAAGCGCCCAGCCAGCCCCATCTGGATTTGA
- a CDS encoding endo-1,4-beta-xylanase — MFDEKKSRDLARQLLRKFEHPKAGTWERVELDIKRNRMGWGTILLKDRAGRPLKNCEIRIRQTGHDFKFGCNAFKLKDFSDNEKNAAYEEFFRRVFNEAVVPLFWDSTEPERGEFRYSADSPVMERRPPADLVIDWCEENRIAPKGHWIFCDNFVPSWLPKDSREVMFLLEKRIMELGRRYGTRIRKWDVVNESFTYHPRKCPTIGDATVPPDYVYQTFQMAEKYFPVMDEFIYNDGTDISFRSFAHDSSPMFLLADRLLRRGAKLDGLGLQFHLYGDVESAVRMETGSFFDPAHLLQVMDQLGQLNLPLHISEISLPCYPEFPRDIAREIQGELLRNFYRVWFSQKNCQSIVYWNLCDGTAYGDESRFNAGLIGPDFTEKPSYRILDSLINHEWHTETTVATDENGEAVWNGFYGEYDLKFLGTCEHVSLTPRGENEYPFALSE, encoded by the coding sequence ATGTTCGACGAAAAAAAATCACGCGATTTGGCCAGACAACTGCTGCGCAAATTTGAACATCCGAAAGCCGGAACATGGGAACGCGTGGAGCTGGATATCAAGCGCAATCGCATGGGATGGGGAACGATCCTTCTGAAAGATCGCGCCGGAAGGCCGCTGAAAAATTGCGAAATCAGGATCCGCCAGACGGGACACGATTTTAAATTCGGATGCAATGCCTTCAAACTGAAAGACTTTTCCGACAACGAGAAGAATGCGGCATACGAAGAGTTCTTCCGCAGGGTTTTCAATGAGGCGGTTGTCCCGCTTTTCTGGGATTCGACAGAACCGGAGCGGGGGGAATTCCGCTATTCCGCGGACAGTCCTGTGATGGAACGTCGACCGCCCGCAGATCTCGTGATCGACTGGTGCGAGGAGAACCGGATTGCGCCGAAGGGACATTGGATCTTCTGCGACAACTTTGTCCCTTCGTGGCTTCCGAAGGATTCCCGCGAGGTCATGTTCCTGTTGGAAAAACGGATCATGGAACTTGGCCGCCGCTATGGAACAAGAATCCGGAAATGGGATGTGGTCAACGAATCATTCACCTATCATCCGCGGAAATGTCCGACCATCGGCGATGCGACCGTCCCGCCGGATTATGTGTATCAAACCTTTCAAATGGCGGAAAAATATTTTCCCGTCATGGACGAATTCATCTACAACGACGGAACCGATATCTCTTTCCGGTCCTTCGCTCATGACAGTTCGCCCATGTTTCTTCTCGCTGACCGCCTCCTGAGGCGCGGCGCCAAACTGGACGGGCTAGGCCTGCAGTTCCATTTGTACGGGGATGTGGAGAGTGCGGTGAGAATGGAAACCGGAAGTTTCTTTGATCCGGCCCATCTCCTGCAGGTGATGGATCAGCTCGGGCAGTTGAATCTTCCGCTCCACATTTCGGAAATTTCCTTGCCGTGCTACCCGGAGTTTCCCCGGGACATTGCCCGGGAGATACAGGGGGAACTTCTGAGAAACTTCTACCGGGTCTGGTTCAGCCAGAAAAACTGCCAGTCCATCGTTTACTGGAATCTATGCGACGGAACTGCCTATGGTGATGAAAGCCGATTCAATGCCGGCCTCATCGGTCCGGATTTCACTGAAAAACCCTCTTACCGGATTTTGGATTCGCTCATCAATCACGAATGGCACACGGAAACCACTGTCGCCACGGATGAGAACGGGGAAGCTGTCTGGAACGGTTTTTACGGCGAATACGATCTGAAGTTTCTCGGAACATGCGAGCATGTCTCGCTGACTCCGCGCGGAGAGAATGAGTATCCGTTTGCCCTTTCGGAATAA